A genome region from Magnolia sinica isolate HGM2019 chromosome 8, MsV1, whole genome shotgun sequence includes the following:
- the LOC131254015 gene encoding RING-H2 finger protein ATL2-like: protein MSTPSYPSIPPSHYQDMYPFNGKIMVFAVALLLVITSLVLLLHVYAKWWFFRHSQGRRLSIPDLPSFSQLQRLSIASVDNDAHVIDGLDSSVIASLPSFVYKPDSGENGMECVVCLSMLEEDDKGRILPNCQHAFHADCIDMWLLSRSTCPICRNVVAGPEELVIGSMVQELGQEPSQTSVVSAVAHGSDGNSPLEIGVEMPTDSRYEAQTSKDFSSSSSSSSSTLGESLRRMLSRSRSECRVFPSAHVNESHGIV, encoded by the coding sequence atgTCCACTCCATCCTACCCATCCATCCCTCCAAGCCATTACCAAGACATGTATCCCTTCAATGGCAAGATCATGGTCTTTGCTGTTGCATTGCTGCTGGTCATAACTTCCTTAGTGTTGCTACTTCATGTGTATGCTAAATGGTGGTTCTTCAGGCACTCTCAGGGGAGGAGATTGTCCATCCCTGACTTACCTTCCTTTTCTCAGCTTCAACGGCTTAGCATTGCATCGGTCGACAACGATGCCCATgtgattgacggtttggattctTCGGTGATTGCTTCCTTGCCTAGTTTTGTATACAAACCGGACAGCGGCGAGAATGGCATGGAGTGTGTGGTGTGCTTGAGTATGTTGGAAGAGGATGATAAGGGTCGGATTTTACCAAATTGCCAACATGCTTTCCATGCCGATTGCATCGATATGTGGCTGTTGTCACGTTCGACATGTCCGATTTGTAGAAATGTTGTTGCGGGGCCGGAGGAACTGGTGATTGGGTCGATGGTGCAAGAGCTGGGACAAGAGCCATCACAGACGTCGGTTGTATCGGCAGTGGCACATGGATCAGATGGTAATTCGCCACTTGAAATTGGTGTCGAGATGCCGACGGATTCAAGGTATGAAGCCCAAACATCAAAAGatttttcttcatcatcatcttcttcttcttctacattggGTGAGTCTTTGAGAAGAATGCTGAGTAGGAGTAGATCAGAATGCAGAGTGTTTCCTTCAGCCCATGTAAATGAGAGTCATGGAATTGTATGA